Part of the Streptomyces sp. NBC_01460 genome, TCGAGCTGACCGCGCTCAAGGTCGACGGCGGAATGACCTCCAACAACCTGCTGATGCAGACGCTCTCCGACTTCCTGGACGCACCCGTGGTGCGCCCGATGGTCGCCGAGACGACCTGCCTCGGCGCGGCCTACGCCGCCGGCCTCGCCGTCGGCTTCTGGCCGGACACCGACGCGCTGCGCGCCAACTGGCGCCGCGCCGCCGAGTGGACCCCCCGTATGGACGCGGCCACCCGTGACCGCGAGTACAAGAGCTGGCTCAAGGCCGTCGAACGGACCATGGGCTGGATCGACGACGACGAGAGCTGAGGAGCAATCGACATGACCACCCTGCAGAGCGTCCCCGCCCTCGGGACGCATCCGGCCTCCGGCTCCCTCCCGAGCCGTGCCGAGACCCGGGAGCAGCTTTCCAAGGCGACGTACGACCTCCTGGTGATCGGCGGCGGCATCCTGGGCATCTCCACCGCCTGGCATGCCGCGCAGTCCGGGCTGCGGGTGGCCCTGGTGGACGCCGGCGACTTCGCCGGCGCCACCTCCTCCGCCTCCTCCAAGCTGCTCCACGGCGGTCTGCGCTATCTCCAGACCGGCGCGGTGAAGCTGGTCGCGGAGAACCACTTCGAGCGCCGCGCGGTCTCCCGTCAGGTCGCCCCGCACCTGGCCAGCCCGCTCACCTTCTACCTGCCCGTCTACAAGGGCGGCCCGCACGGCGCCGCCAAGCTCGGCGCGGGCGTCTTCGCCTACTCGGCGCTGTCCGCGTTCGGTGACGGCGTCGGCCATGTGATCAGCCCCGCCCGGGCGCAGCGCGACGTGCCCGAGCTCCGTACCGACAACCTGAAGGCTGTCGCGGTCTACGGCGACGACCAGATGAACGACGCCCGGATGGCGCTGATGACGGTCCGCGCGGCCGTCGACGCCGGAGCCGTCGTCCTCAACCACGCCGCGGTGACCGGTCTGCGGTTCACCCGGGGCCGGGTCACCGGCGCCGAGCTGGAGGACCGTCAGGACGGTACGGAGTTCGGCGTCGACGCCCGCCTCGTGCTGAACGCCACCGGTCCGTGGGTCGACCACCTGCGCAAGCTGGAGGACCCGAACGCGGCGCCTTCCATACGCCTGTCCAAGGGCGCGCACCTGGTCCTCAGGCGGACCCGCCCGTGGAAGGCGGCACTGGCGACCCCGATCGACAAGTACCGGATCACGTTCGCCCTGCCGTGGGAGGACATGCTG contains:
- a CDS encoding glycerol-3-phosphate dehydrogenase/oxidase; this encodes MTTLQSVPALGTHPASGSLPSRAETREQLSKATYDLLVIGGGILGISTAWHAAQSGLRVALVDAGDFAGATSSASSKLLHGGLRYLQTGAVKLVAENHFERRAVSRQVAPHLASPLTFYLPVYKGGPHGAAKLGAGVFAYSALSAFGDGVGHVISPARAQRDVPELRTDNLKAVAVYGDDQMNDARMALMTVRAAVDAGAVVLNHAAVTGLRFTRGRVTGAELEDRQDGTEFGVDARLVLNATGPWVDHLRKLEDPNAAPSIRLSKGAHLVLRRTRPWKAALATPIDKYRITFALPWEDMLLLGTTDEEYEGDPADVAVTEKDTAQILDEAAFSVRDQQLSRDLITYSFAGLRVLPGGPGDTSKAKRETVVTEGRGGMLSVAGGKWTTFRHIGRTVMNKLAELPGHPLAEDMEPMARLPRKMPLPGIANPNAVAHRLLVDGGTPGPRMSADTARHLATHYGSLSFDIARLANENPALAERVHPDAPEIWAQVAYARDREWAETADDVLRRRTTLTIRGLATDDIRGRVEAMLADGR